The following are from one region of the Patescibacteria group bacterium genome:
- the rpoC gene encoding DNA-directed RNA polymerase subunit beta': protein MLNPIKTTDFEAIKLKLASPEDILSWSHGEVLKPETINYRTQKPEKDGLFCERIFGPSKDWECYCGKYKKIRYKGIVCDKCGVEVTRSIVRRIRMGHIRLESPVSHIWFLRGLSSKLGIILDLSMQSLEKVIYFASFVIIDVNEQLKQDTISQIKEEYKSKKTQIENDFKKQANEVKSKRGKLLSEKKDDEAAVNNILTKEIEALEKIKEEKISDLSQAFEKANKELKDLKPMAIISENAYQDLSLKYGHIFEAGIGAEAIRKLLEKINLEKSIKQLEEELDGAVESKKEKLIKRLKLSKSFHHNGIRPEWMILSIIPVIPPDLRPMVALDGGRFATSDLNDLYRRVINRNNRLKQLIELNAPEVICRNEKRMLQEAVDALIDNSARHTKTVTASTGQKRNLKSLADSLKGKQGRFRQNLLGKRVDYSGRSVIVVNPKLRLYECGLPKVMALELFKPFVISKLIEMGLVHNVRSAGRYIEAGHNEVWDILENIIQKSYVLLNRAPTLHRLGIQAFRPILIEGKAIQIHPLVCSAFNADFDGDQMAVHVPLTEEAITEARDLMLSSHNLLKPATGDPIVAPSQDMVWGSFYLTNILDDAPAKDGKETKKITKYYSGPEEAKLAYELGYIKLNKLVKIKMGKELIETSVGRVIFNEVLPEKLRYINEVVDKGMLKKLIRKCLLYYSEDETVDFLDNFKNTSFDYITKSGLSWGIDDLPPMPERDELVNAAEKQVDIIQEQYEEGLLTDSERYSKIIELWTGVKDRVTEICKASLPIDGPIYSMIESGARGSWAQLTQILGMKGLVTSPTGDIIELPVKGNFKTGFEVLEYFISTHGVRKGLSDTALRTANAGYLTRRLIDVAQDVIITKDDCGDDDGILITKSEGDEMGTPMYKRLIGRVMAADLVNAKGKVLIKKGEMVTEKISEDIAKENVLEAKIRSVLSCKLNRGVCAKCYGFDLGYNKLVQMGTAVGIIAAQSIGEPGTQLTMRTFHTGGVAGLEDITQGLPRVEEIFEARPPKRKAYMADVTGRVEIETGERVIEDERGKMTVTNPQVKILKIYYEGTDSEKYYFAEAIKEAESERKKAGRMTKEEKGAIKPKLSVKDGDEVKANQTLFTIGNKEVKAKSGGVIQIEKKCVKVKVAAEKVKEFLIPKGFGIWVKNGDIVKKGDQLTEGSLDLQQLYRLKGKYEAQKNIIKEIQFVYSSQGQPLNEKHIEIISKQMFSRLYVQDAGDTDLLSGEIVEKAVFERANIEAKSKKSREAQGEVLLLGITKSSLTTNSFLSAASFQNTSSVLIDAAINGKIDYLEGLKENVIIGRLIPAGTGFNPKKKYIHI, encoded by the coding sequence ATGTTAAATCCAATAAAAACAACCGACTTTGAGGCGATAAAGCTTAAACTGGCTTCGCCCGAAGATATTTTGTCCTGGTCGCACGGGGAGGTTTTAAAGCCGGAGACGATTAATTACCGCACCCAGAAGCCGGAGAAAGACGGTTTGTTTTGCGAGAGGATTTTCGGGCCTTCCAAAGATTGGGAATGCTACTGCGGGAAATACAAAAAGATCCGCTATAAGGGAATCGTCTGTGATAAGTGCGGTGTGGAAGTAACAAGAAGCATTGTCCGCCGGATAAGGATGGGCCATATTCGGCTCGAATCCCCGGTTTCACATATCTGGTTTTTGCGCGGGCTGTCGTCAAAGCTGGGAATTATATTAGACCTTTCCATGCAGTCTCTGGAAAAGGTAATTTATTTCGCCAGCTTCGTAATAATCGATGTTAACGAGCAATTGAAGCAAGATACCATTTCGCAAATCAAAGAGGAGTATAAATCCAAAAAAACCCAGATTGAAAATGATTTTAAAAAGCAGGCTAATGAAGTAAAGAGTAAAAGAGGAAAACTTTTATCGGAGAAGAAAGACGATGAAGCCGCGGTGAATAATATTCTAACTAAGGAGATTGAAGCTTTGGAGAAAATTAAAGAAGAAAAGATAAGCGATTTAAGCCAGGCTTTCGAAAAAGCTAATAAAGAATTGAAAGATTTGAAGCCGATGGCTATAATTTCGGAGAATGCTTATCAGGATTTGAGTTTGAAATACGGCCATATTTTTGAAGCCGGCATCGGAGCCGAAGCGATAAGAAAGCTTTTAGAAAAAATTAACCTGGAAAAAAGCATCAAGCAATTGGAAGAAGAGCTTGATGGCGCGGTTGAATCAAAGAAGGAAAAATTGATCAAAAGATTGAAGCTGTCCAAAAGCTTCCACCATAACGGCATCCGTCCGGAATGGATGATTTTGTCGATAATTCCGGTTATACCGCCGGATTTGAGGCCGATGGTAGCCTTGGACGGAGGCCGGTTTGCCACTTCGGATCTAAACGACTTGTACCGCCGCGTAATCAACCGCAATAATCGCTTAAAACAGCTGATTGAATTAAACGCGCCGGAAGTTATTTGCCGCAATGAAAAAAGAATGCTGCAAGAAGCCGTTGACGCGCTTATAGATAATTCGGCCCGGCATACTAAAACCGTTACCGCCTCTACCGGCCAAAAAAGAAATTTAAAGTCTCTGGCCGATTCATTAAAAGGAAAGCAGGGGCGTTTCCGTCAGAACCTTTTGGGAAAAAGAGTTGATTATTCCGGCCGAAGCGTGATCGTGGTCAATCCGAAATTGCGGCTTTATGAATGCGGCCTGCCGAAAGTCATGGCTTTGGAGCTTTTTAAGCCTTTTGTCATAAGCAAGCTGATTGAAATGGGGCTGGTCCATAATGTCCGGAGCGCGGGAAGATATATCGAAGCCGGGCATAATGAAGTATGGGACATTCTGGAAAACATTATTCAGAAATCGTACGTTCTCTTAAACCGCGCCCCTACCCTGCACCGCCTCGGCATCCAGGCTTTCCGCCCGATATTAATTGAAGGCAAGGCCATTCAGATCCATCCTTTAGTTTGTTCGGCTTTTAACGCCGACTTTGACGGCGACCAGATGGCGGTCCATGTTCCTCTTACCGAAGAGGCAATTACCGAAGCGCGCGATTTGATGCTTTCTTCCCATAACCTCTTAAAGCCGGCCACCGGCGATCCGATTGTCGCGCCTTCCCAGGATATGGTTTGGGGGTCTTTTTACCTTACTAATATTTTAGACGATGCTCCGGCTAAAGACGGAAAAGAAACCAAGAAGATTACGAAATATTATTCCGGCCCCGAAGAAGCTAAACTGGCTTATGAACTCGGATACATAAAACTAAATAAGCTGGTTAAAATTAAAATGGGAAAAGAGCTTATCGAAACCAGCGTCGGCCGGGTAATCTTTAACGAAGTTTTACCGGAAAAATTGCGCTACATCAACGAAGTGGTTGATAAGGGTATGCTAAAAAAGCTGATCCGGAAATGCTTACTCTATTACTCGGAAGATGAAACCGTGGATTTCCTCGACAATTTTAAAAATACCAGTTTTGATTATATAACCAAATCCGGCCTTTCTTGGGGGATTGATGACTTGCCGCCAATGCCGGAACGGGACGAATTGGTAAACGCGGCGGAAAAGCAGGTAGATATAATTCAGGAGCAATATGAGGAAGGGCTATTAACCGATTCCGAGCGCTATTCAAAAATTATCGAGCTTTGGACCGGAGTAAAAGACCGGGTAACTGAAATTTGCAAAGCCAGCCTCCCAATAGACGGCCCGATTTACTCGATGATTGAATCCGGGGCGCGCGGATCCTGGGCCCAGCTGACGCAGATTTTGGGGATGAAGGGATTGGTAACTTCCCCGACCGGAGATATTATCGAATTGCCGGTCAAAGGAAATTTTAAGACCGGGTTTGAAGTTTTGGAATATTTTATTTCCACCCACGGCGTCCGCAAAGGTTTGTCTGACACGGCTCTCCGGACGGCGAACGCCGGGTATCTTACCCGCCGGCTGATTGACGTCGCCCAGGATGTAATTATAACCAAGGACGATTGTGGCGATGATGATGGAATTTTAATTACCAAATCCGAAGGCGATGAGATGGGAACGCCGATGTACAAACGGCTGATCGGCCGGGTAATGGCGGCGGATTTAGTTAACGCCAAAGGCAAAGTCCTTATTAAGAAAGGCGAAATGGTTACCGAAAAAATCTCCGAAGATATTGCCAAAGAGAATGTGCTTGAAGCGAAAATCCGGTCGGTGCTTTCCTGTAAATTAAACCGCGGAGTCTGCGCTAAGTGCTACGGATTTGATTTAGGCTATAATAAATTGGTCCAGATGGGTACGGCGGTAGGGATTATCGCCGCCCAGTCGATCGGCGAGCCCGGCACCCAGCTCACTATGAGAACTTTCCATACCGGAGGAGTCGCGGGACTAGAAGATATTACCCAAGGTCTCCCGAGAGTGGAAGAAATTTTTGAAGCCCGGCCGCCGAAAAGAAAAGCCTATATGGCCGACGTAACCGGCCGGGTCGAAATTGAAACCGGCGAGCGGGTGATTGAGGATGAGCGGGGCAAGATGACCGTAACTAATCCCCAGGTAAAGATATTGAAAATTTATTATGAAGGGACTGATTCGGAAAAATATTATTTTGCCGAAGCCATAAAAGAAGCCGAGTCCGAAAGAAAGAAAGCGGGCAGAATGACAAAAGAGGAAAAAGGGGCGATTAAGCCGAAATTGTCGGTTAAAGACGGCGATGAAGTCAAAGCCAATCAGACCTTATTTACCATCGGCAATAAAGAGGTAAAAGCCAAAAGCGGAGGGGTTATCCAGATTGAGAAAAAATGCGTCAAGGTTAAGGTGGCGGCGGAAAAAGTTAAGGAGTTCCTTATCCCCAAAGGCTTTGGCATCTGGGTTAAAAACGGCGACATAGTCAAAAAGGGCGACCAGCTAACCGAAGGTTCCCTTGATTTGCAGCAGCTTTACCGGCTAAAAGGCAAATACGAAGCCCAGAAAAATATTATTAAGGAAATTCAGTTCGTCTATTCCTCCCAGGGCCAGCCCCTAAACGAAAAGCATATCGAGATAATTTCCAAACAGATGTTTTCCCGTTTGTATGTCCAGGACGCCGGAGACACCGATCTTTTGTCCGGTGAAATCGTTGAAAAGGCGGTTTTTGAACGGGCTAATATTGAGGCTAAATCCAAAAAATCCCGGGAAGCCCAGGGTGAAGTGCTTTTACTCGGTATTACCAAGTCGTCCCTTACTACTAATAGCTTCTTGTCGGCCGCTTCCTTCCAAAACACTTCGAGCGTTTTAATTGACGCGGCGATTAACGGCAAGATTGATTATCTCGAGGGCTTGAAGGAAAACGTAATTATCGGGAGGTTGATTCCGGCCGGAACCGGGTTTAATCCGAAGAAGAAATATATTCATATTTAA
- the murE gene encoding UDP-N-acetylmuramyl-tripeptide synthetase: MDQILRQIKKIIPKKIFRFFQPAYHFLLGFLAALAYGWPSEKLIVIGVTGTTGKTTSVYLISRVLEAAGYKAGYTSTAMFNDGKKEWLNDKKMTMVGRFFTQRILSDMVKNGCQYAIVETTSEGIAQFRHRFINYDILIFTGLYPEHIESHGSFEKYEEAKGKLFAHLKNCKTKFCGEKKKVERTPSSLKKIELKRIKKTIIANGDDEHADYFLKFWAEEKFIFKAFGNKKTNSSKLKAAVIKCEKVSADRHGVCFTVGKLKIDLQLLGKFNAINALAAWTLGISEGISPEKLKIGLEKISGVPGRLEKIDEGQNFTVIVDYAFEPKAVIKLYELIKLIPHKRIIHVLGSAGGGRDAARRPMLGEIAARNADTVIVTNEDPYDDDPGTIIDQVALGAEKSGKKLNANLFKVLDRRMGIKKALREAGEDDLVLVSGKGCEQAICAKNGEKIKWDDRQVVREEIKNL; the protein is encoded by the coding sequence ATGGATCAGATATTAAGGCAAATAAAAAAAATAATTCCTAAAAAGATTTTTCGGTTTTTCCAGCCCGCTTATCATTTTTTATTGGGTTTTTTGGCGGCTTTGGCTTATGGCTGGCCGTCGGAAAAATTAATCGTCATCGGCGTAACCGGCACGACCGGAAAAACTACTTCCGTTTATCTTATTTCCAGGGTGCTTGAAGCCGCCGGCTATAAAGCCGGCTATACTTCCACCGCCATGTTTAACGACGGAAAAAAAGAATGGCTGAATGACAAAAAAATGACTATGGTTGGCCGGTTTTTTACCCAGCGGATATTGAGCGATATGGTAAAAAACGGCTGCCAATACGCGATCGTAGAAACCACCTCTGAAGGCATCGCCCAATTCCGCCACCGCTTCATAAACTATGACATCCTTATTTTTACCGGTCTGTATCCCGAGCATATCGAGTCGCACGGCAGTTTCGAAAAATATGAAGAAGCCAAGGGAAAATTGTTCGCCCATTTGAAAAACTGCAAGACAAAATTCTGCGGCGAGAAGAAGAAAGTCGAGCGGACGCCTTCCAGCCTGAAAAAAATCGAGTTGAAGCGGATTAAAAAGACAATTATCGCGAACGGCGACGACGAGCATGCCGATTACTTTTTAAAATTTTGGGCCGAGGAAAAATTTATTTTTAAGGCTTTCGGAAACAAAAAGACGAACTCTTCCAAATTAAAGGCGGCCGTAATAAAATGCGAAAAGGTATCGGCCGACAGGCACGGAGTTTGCTTTACGGTGGGCAAGCTAAAAATTGATTTGCAGCTATTAGGGAAATTTAACGCTATTAACGCGCTAGCCGCCTGGACGCTCGGAATTTCGGAAGGGATCAGTCCGGAAAAATTAAAAATTGGGCTGGAAAAAATTTCCGGCGTTCCCGGCCGGCTGGAAAAAATTGATGAAGGGCAGAATTTCACTGTAATTGTTGATTATGCCTTTGAACCCAAAGCGGTTATTAAACTTTATGAATTAATAAAATTAATTCCCCATAAGCGCATTATTCATGTTTTAGGATCAGCCGGCGGCGGCCGGGACGCCGCTCGGCGGCCAATGCTCGGAGAAATCGCCGCCCGAAACGCCGATACGGTAATTGTTACCAATGAAGATCCTTATGACGATGATCCGGGAACGATCATCGACCAGGTGGCTTTAGGGGCGGAAAAATCCGGAAAAAAGCTGAATGCCAATCTTTTTAAAGTATTGGACCGGCGCATGGGAATAAAAAAAGCCTTGCGCGAGGCAGGCGAGGACGATTTGGTATTAGTGTCGGGCAAGGGCTGTGAGCAGGCGATCTGCGCGAAAAACGGGGAAAAGATTAAGTGGGACGACCGCCAAGTCGTGCGGGAGGAAATAAAAAACCTTTGA
- a CDS encoding thiamine pyrophosphate-dependent enzyme: MQKSIAVKPKSKQLLSPGHRACAGCTQLIAARTVAEALGPNTIIANATGCLEVTTTPYPESAWGMPWIHSLFENASSVASGVQAALIHKAKMKQTGLPLPKVVAQGGDGGTFDIGFGNISGMWERGEDILYICYDNEAYANTGVQASGATPPGANTTTSPAGIASVGSELRKKDMVAVALAHGLRYVAQTTAGFPIDIAAKVKKAVATPGPSYIQIMVPCIPGWGIEPADGIKLGKLGAQTGLYPVIEYVNGQLSGSMKVSKPAPRVEEYLKMQRRFSHLFKSEAGKKQIEFLQLVADENIRKYQL, translated from the coding sequence ATGCAAAAATCCATAGCCGTAAAACCAAAATCAAAACAATTATTATCCCCGGGCCACCGGGCCTGCGCCGGTTGCACGCAATTGATTGCCGCCCGCACGGTGGCCGAAGCTTTGGGCCCGAATACCATTATCGCGAACGCGACCGGATGCCTTGAGGTAACAACCACTCCCTACCCCGAATCGGCCTGGGGCATGCCTTGGATCCATTCTCTGTTCGAAAACGCGTCGTCCGTCGCTTCCGGCGTTCAAGCGGCCTTAATCCACAAAGCCAAGATGAAACAAACCGGCTTGCCTTTGCCAAAAGTAGTTGCCCAGGGCGGCGACGGCGGAACCTTTGATATCGGATTCGGAAACATAAGCGGGATGTGGGAACGGGGCGAAGATATTTTGTATATCTGCTATGACAACGAAGCTTACGCCAATACCGGCGTCCAGGCTTCGGGCGCCACTCCGCCGGGCGCCAATACGACGACCTCGCCGGCCGGCATTGCGTCAGTCGGATCTGAACTAAGGAAAAAAGATATGGTTGCGGTCGCCCTGGCGCACGGATTAAGGTACGTTGCCCAAACTACCGCCGGCTTTCCAATTGACATTGCCGCGAAAGTTAAAAAGGCAGTGGCAACGCCCGGCCCAAGCTATATCCAGATTATGGTCCCTTGCATTCCGGGCTGGGGAATCGAGCCGGCGGACGGGATTAAGCTCGGAAAATTAGGCGCCCAAACCGGCCTTTATCCGGTAATCGAATATGTTAACGGCCAGCTATCGGGCTCCATGAAAGTCTCAAAACCGGCGCCCCGAGTCGAAGAATACCTAAAGATGCAAAGAAGATTTTCTCATCTCTTTAAATCCGAGGCCGGAAAAAAACAAATCGAATTTTTACAGCTGGTCGCGGACGAAAATATTAGAAAGTATCAGCTCTAG
- a CDS encoding type II toxin-antitoxin system mRNA interferase toxin, RelE/StbE family encodes MIVKNIEYSRKFVKQLKRLPGEIQKTAFAKEDLFKANPLHPSLRLHSLSGRLKGVWSISINKDYRIIFDRQPGGDILFISIGKHDIYNCL; translated from the coding sequence ATGATTGTAAAGAATATAGAGTATTCAAGGAAGTTTGTTAAACAGTTAAAGAGACTGCCGGGGGAAATTCAAAAAACCGCCTTCGCTAAAGAAGACCTCTTTAAAGCCAATCCGCTTCATCCTTCTTTGAGGCTTCACTCTCTTTCCGGTCGGCTTAAAGGGGTTTGGTCCATTTCAATTAATAAGGATTACCGGATAATATTCGACCGCCAGCCCGGGGGAGATATCTTGTTTATCTCAATCGGAAAACACGATATCTATAACTGCCTATGA
- a CDS encoding DNA-directed RNA polymerase subunit beta, whose translation MSNERKYFNQSPKISFTPNLIELQKNSFDWFLAEGLADLFDEISPVTDFIGRDLELYFEDYYLDEPKFNEVESKAKNITYEAPLRVKTRLSNKRTGQSSTQEVFLGDLPIMTKNGTFIINGIERVVVSQLIRSAGVIFSSENIRGRKYYGAKIIPNRGAWLEFETDANKVIWVRIDRKRKVAATALLRAFGFGSDEEIVSLFKDIYKELDESQDYIEATINKDTSANEADGLREVYKRIRPGDLATTDNARQLIYSMFFRFDRYDFGRVGRYKLNKRFNFDIPINKETRILRKEDLASIIKEIIRLNITQKKEDDIDHLGNRRVRAIGELLQNKFRVGLARMERIIRDRMSTIDMAALTPNKLINARPVIGVVREFFMSSQLSQFMDQTNPLSELEHKRRLSAMGPGGLTRERAGFDVRDVHSTHYGRICPIATPEGPNIGLVNHLASFARLNNYGFLEAPYRKVLHDIENNPKITEGKIAREDIYEIKFKESKNKNEDAQEIKGKLIVRAKEIITKEKAKEIHEKVPHHITIPIVPVVTGEIVYLDALEEERKITTAATTPIDENGHFLVERTEVRKYGQPATDEVVKIDYMGVAANQIISVATSLIPFMEHDDGQRALMGTNMQRQAVPLITAEAPIIGTGVESLAARYSGHILIAEEDGEVAKADSGSIVIREKGGKTSSYNLTKFLRSNASTCINQRPIVSKGDKIKKGQVLTDSSAIDKGELALGKNVLVAFMTWEGYNYEDAIIISEHMVSNDVYTSIYIEDYSIDVRDTKLGPEVVTSDIPNISEEKLKNLDEEGIVRIGAKVSSGDILVGKITPKGETELSAEEKLLRAIFGEKAKDVRDSSLYLEHGEHGKVVDIKIFSREDGDKLSSGVIKNIQVSVANLRKIQIGDKMAGRHGNKGVISKIVPAEDMPYLEDGTQVDIILSPLGIISRMNLGQLLETHFGFAAKKLGYKVATPPLNGIKEKVIRDELKRAGLSDDGKVMLYDGKTGVPYDHKITVGYKYMLKLNHMVEDKVHQRSIGPYSLITQQPLGGKAQFGGQRFGEMEVWALEGYGASHTLQEMLTIKSDDVPGRSKAYESIIKGETIRKLNVPESFNVLVRELKGLGLDVELLNEDMQKVDFGEDYISDKDERREGGDFSSYRGAVGNKDRSGADRNGALKEKDAMKNAPEKGEEKV comes from the coding sequence ATGTCTAACGAACGAAAATATTTTAACCAATCCCCCAAGATTTCCTTTACGCCTAATTTGATAGAACTGCAGAAAAATTCTTTTGATTGGTTTTTGGCTGAAGGGCTGGCTGACCTTTTTGATGAAATTTCCCCGGTAACCGATTTTATTGGGCGGGATTTGGAATTATATTTTGAGGATTACTATCTGGATGAGCCGAAATTCAATGAAGTGGAATCAAAAGCGAAAAATATCACCTACGAAGCGCCGCTTCGGGTAAAGACAAGATTATCCAACAAGCGGACCGGGCAGTCTTCGACCCAGGAAGTCTTTTTGGGCGACCTGCCGATCATGACCAAAAACGGCACTTTCATTATTAACGGCATTGAAAGAGTAGTCGTATCCCAATTAATCCGCTCGGCCGGCGTAATTTTTTCCTCGGAAAACATCCGCGGGCGGAAGTATTACGGGGCAAAGATAATTCCTAACCGCGGCGCCTGGCTTGAATTTGAAACTGACGCTAATAAAGTAATCTGGGTCAGGATCGACCGGAAAAGGAAAGTCGCCGCCACCGCGCTTCTGCGCGCTTTCGGCTTTGGGTCAGATGAAGAAATAGTGAGCCTGTTTAAGGATATATACAAAGAATTGGACGAATCGCAAGACTATATTGAAGCGACAATCAATAAAGATACTTCCGCCAACGAAGCCGACGGACTCCGGGAAGTCTATAAACGAATCCGGCCGGGCGATTTGGCGACAACCGACAACGCGCGCCAGCTTATTTATTCGATGTTTTTCCGCTTTGACCGCTATGATTTCGGGCGGGTCGGGCGCTATAAGCTGAATAAGCGCTTTAATTTCGACATCCCGATCAATAAAGAAACGAGGATTTTAAGAAAAGAAGATTTGGCGTCCATTATTAAGGAAATCATCCGCCTGAATATTACCCAGAAAAAAGAAGACGATATCGACCATCTGGGGAACCGCCGCGTAAGGGCGATCGGAGAGCTTTTGCAAAATAAATTCCGGGTTGGTTTAGCCCGGATGGAGCGCATTATCCGCGACCGGATGAGTACTATCGACATGGCCGCGCTTACCCCAAATAAATTGATCAATGCCCGGCCGGTAATCGGCGTAGTCCGGGAATTTTTCATGTCTTCCCAGCTTTCGCAATTTATGGACCAGACCAATCCTTTATCTGAACTGGAACATAAGCGGAGGCTGTCCGCCATGGGACCGGGAGGGCTTACCCGGGAGCGGGCCGGATTCGACGTCCGCGACGTGCACTCGACCCATTACGGCCGGATTTGCCCGATTGCCACTCCGGAAGGCCCGAATATCGGTTTAGTAAACCACTTAGCAAGTTTTGCCAGGCTGAATAACTATGGATTTTTAGAAGCGCCTTACCGGAAAGTTTTGCATGATATCGAAAACAACCCGAAAATTACCGAAGGGAAAATCGCCCGGGAAGATATCTACGAAATTAAATTCAAAGAATCAAAAAATAAAAACGAGGACGCGCAAGAAATAAAAGGCAAGCTGATCGTCCGCGCCAAGGAGATTATAACCAAAGAAAAGGCCAAAGAAATCCATGAAAAAGTTCCGCACCATATTACTATCCCTATAGTTCCGGTAGTTACCGGCGAGATAGTTTATCTCGACGCCCTAGAAGAGGAGCGGAAAATCACTACCGCCGCCACCACGCCGATTGACGAAAACGGCCACTTTTTGGTTGAAAGGACTGAAGTGAGAAAATACGGCCAGCCAGCGACGGACGAAGTCGTAAAAATCGATTACATGGGCGTAGCCGCCAACCAGATAATTTCGGTCGCCACTTCGCTTATTCCTTTCATGGAGCACGATGACGGGCAAAGGGCCTTGATGGGAACGAACATGCAGCGCCAGGCCGTGCCTTTGATTACTGCCGAAGCGCCGATTATCGGCACCGGCGTGGAAAGTCTGGCCGCCCGCTATTCGGGCCATATATTAATTGCCGAAGAAGACGGGGAAGTAGCTAAGGCCGACAGCGGTTCGATCGTAATCCGCGAAAAAGGCGGGAAGACCTCCAGCTATAATTTAACAAAATTTTTAAGGTCCAACGCCTCAACCTGCATCAACCAGCGCCCGATCGTATCCAAGGGCGATAAAATTAAAAAAGGGCAAGTGCTTACCGATTCATCCGCGATTGACAAGGGCGAACTGGCGCTCGGAAAAAATGTTTTGGTCGCCTTTATGACCTGGGAAGGATATAATTATGAAGACGCGATAATTATTTCCGAACACATGGTTTCAAATGATGTTTATACTTCGATTTATATAGAGGATTATTCAATCGACGTCCGCGATACCAAGCTGGGTCCTGAAGTGGTAACGTCCGACATCCCCAATATCTCGGAAGAAAAATTAAAGAATTTGGACGAAGAGGGAATTGTCCGGATCGGCGCTAAGGTGTCCTCCGGCGATATTTTGGTTGGAAAAATTACTCCCAAAGGCGAGACTGAACTCTCGGCCGAAGAAAAACTTCTGCGGGCGATTTTCGGGGAAAAAGCCAAAGATGTCCGCGATTCATCTTTATATCTTGAACACGGCGAGCATGGAAAAGTAGTGGACATAAAAATTTTCTCCCGCGAAGACGGCGACAAATTGTCTTCGGGCGTAATTAAAAATATCCAGGTATCGGTCGCTAATTTAAGAAAAATCCAGATCGGCGACAAAATGGCCGGGCGCCATGGAAACAAAGGCGTAATTTCAAAAATTGTTCCGGCCGAAGATATGCCTTATTTGGAAGACGGTACCCAGGTCGATATTATCTTGTCCCCTTTGGGGATTATTTCCCGTATGAACCTGGGACAGCTTTTAGAAACCCATTTCGGCTTCGCGGCGAAAAAACTGGGCTACAAGGTCGCCACTCCGCCTTTAAACGGAATTAAAGAAAAAGTAATCCGCGACGAATTAAAGCGCGCGGGGCTCTCTGATGACGGAAAGGTAATGCTATACGACGGGAAAACCGGCGTGCCGTACGACCACAAAATAACCGTGGGCTATAAATATATGTTAAAGCTGAACCATATGGTAGAAGACAAGGTCCACCAAAGATCAATCGGGCCTTACTCTTTAATTACCCAGCAGCCTTTGGGCGGAAAAGCCCAGTTCGGCGGCCAGCGGTTCGGAGAAATGGAAGTCTGGGCTTTGGAAGGCTATGGCGCTTCGCATACTCTGCAGGAAATGCTGACTATCAAATCCGATGATGTGCCGGGCCGGTCAAAAGCCTACGAATCGATTATTAAAGGCGAAACTATCCGCAAACTGAATGTGCCGGAATCGTTTAATGTATTGGTTCGCGAACTAAAAGGACTGGGTCTGGATGTTGAACTATTGAATGAGGATATGCAAAAGGTTGATTTTGGCGAAGATTATATAAGCGACAAGGATGAACGGCGCGAAGGCGGAGATTTTTCCAGCTACCGAGGGGCAGTTGGAAATAAAGATCGGTCCGGCGCCGATAGAAACGGAGCTCTAAAGGAAAAAGACGCCATGAAAAACGCGCCGGAAAAAGGCGAAGAAAAAGTATAA
- a CDS encoding DUF2283 domain-containing protein, producing the protein MIYDAESNLLSWEISKGPIKNARQFGNFIIHLSSAGQPVLIEVLNASSFIGQFEKVKELGKLKAVSTDPSPN; encoded by the coding sequence ATGATTTATGATGCCGAATCCAATTTGCTTTCCTGGGAAATATCCAAAGGCCCGATCAAAAATGCCCGGCAATTCGGCAATTTTATAATCCATTTATCATCGGCCGGCCAGCCGGTTTTAATTGAAGTTTTAAACGCCTCGTCTTTCATCGGCCAATTTGAAAAAGTCAAAGAACTGGGTAAACTGAAAGCCGTTTCAACCGATCCCAGCCCTAATTAA